A region of the Dyadobacter sp. CECT 9275 genome:
TCCAGGGTGCCTGCTTCAGGGTATGGGTTCTTGGCAGCATACGACGCTATTTGTGCACTTGTGATGTTCCCGCCCGCAACGGACATCTGCGACAACGCCGCGGCTTGTCCCGCCTCAAAAGCAGCTTTGGCCGAGCCCGTAGCCCAGGTACGCTCAATCGCCTCAGCTTTCAGAAGCTGCGCCTCGGCGTAGCTCATATAAATCCATGGCAGCGAAATAGCCATGACATTGGCAGTCGGCCGGGAGTAGTTGTCCAGGTTTTTTTCTTCCAGCGCAGCCAATCCTACCGCATCGGTGGCATTGGGTAATCCACGCTGGGCGCTGGGCGTATTATTACCGCCTTTCAACATCGCGATCACCGGCAGGCGCGGATCCTGGCGGGTTTTCATCATATCGATCAGCGTTTTACCCCATTGCACCCCCGCATTAGCGATGTTGGTCACATTCGATCCGCTCGGGCCCAGAATCCAGGAGTTGGGGTTGGAGTTGATCTCTGCACCCGTGTTGGCGAATTTCACTGCAATCGTTTCGTCATTGCCGGTGATCAACCCGCGGTCGATCGCTTTTTTCGCCCACAGTTGCGCATTGGCTGCATCTGCTTTCTGGATACGCATGGCAAGACGAAGCATCAGCGTATTCGCTGCCCGTTTCCATTTATTCAGATCACCCCCATATATATAATCGGCGGCTGCGGGGATGTACTGACTGGCGTCAAAAGCATTACCGGCTTCTTCCAGGTCTTTCAGCATATCCATATAAATGGCCTGCTGCGCATCGTACTTGGGTGCGAAATTGCCGTCAATGAAACCTTTACCTGCGTCGAAATACGGGATGTCTCCGTACAAATCGGTGGTCCGCGAAAACTCCATCACCTTGATAATACGCGCCATCGACAGGACATTGACATACCTCGGCTCCTTTTTCGCCTCTTCGATCAGGTTCACCATACTCTTCACCGCATACGTGTAGGAGTTATCAAAAAACGCGGAATTGATCTCCCCTAAAAAGGTATAAAAGCTGCCTTTGTAAAACGTGGCGTCGATCGACGACATCTGCTGGATCAGGCAGGCGGCATAACCAAAATTAGCACGCCATGCCTTGGACGCGGGCCCGCTTGCCGAGCCGGTCAGCAGTAGCTGCGACTGCCCCAGCAGGTAATCCACCGGCACGTTGCTGGGTGCATTCGGGTTGACGTTTATTTTGTCAAAATCATTGGTACAGGCCCCTGCTCCGGCCAGTAACGCAAGACATATGGTTATTTTTTTAAGCATGATTTCTCTGTTTGAAAAAGGTTGGTCAGAATTTCAGGTTGAGGTTTACACCGTACGAGCGGGTTGGCGGCGTACCGGCAAATTCCACACCCTGCGCATTACTGTTGTTGTAAGTAGCTTCGGGATCAATAATCGGTACTTTCTTCATTAAGATCGCCAGGTTACGCCCCACGATGGAAATCGATGCACCTTTGAATGGCATTTTACCCAGGAAGCGTGTCGGTACGGTGTATTGCAGGATGATCTGACGGAGCTTGATAAAATCCGATTTGTATACAAATGGTGTTGCGATAGCCGAATACCAGTTACTGTAATAAGCCTGAGCCCGGGCCTTGGCGGTATTTATTTCGCCGCTTTGGGTCACACCCGCACCGGTCACACCTCCCTCGCGTCCTTCCAAAGTCTCTTTGTGCAAACCGAAACGATAGGCCAGTGCGTTGGTACCCGAATAAATATAACCGCCAAACTTACCATCGACGAGCACACTCATGGTGATACCCTTGTAACTAAAAGAGTTGTTCAGGCCCAGGGTATAAGGCGAAACGCCTGACCCGAAATCCTTGATGTCGCCCGCCAGTGCAAGCCCCTGCGAATTATACACGATGTTTCCGTTGGCGTCCCGCTTGAAATCGTACCCTTTGATACGGCTGTACGACTTGCCGATATCCTGATGGATGAACGAAGATCCAGGACGCGACTGGTCTACACGCAGTGTTTGCAGGTCGCCATACAGTTTCTGAACCTCGCTGTCGTTAAAGCCCATATTGAAGCTCGCATCCCAGGTAAATTTCTTGTTATTGATGATCGTGCTGCTCAGCAAAAGCTCCACACCGCGGTTGCGGATGGCACCGACGTTAAACAGCGCACTGGTGTAACCAGACGTCTGAGAAATCGTAGCGCTGACGATGTCGTTGGTCGTCTTGCGGTCATACAACGCCAGATCAATATTGAGCAGGTTGTTGAACAACTTCGTTTCCAGACCTATCTCGGATACGGTAGAAGTAAGCGGCTGCAAACCGCTGTTGGGTACTCTAGTACCGTTGATCTGTGCCAGGGCAGAACCCAGGTGCGCGCCACTCAGCGAATAATACAGTGAGAGGTTGTAAGGATCTGTATCGCCGCCAGCCTGCGCCCACGATCCTCTGAATTTCAGAAAGTTGATGGCGGCGGGCATGGTAAAGGCTTCGGAAGCCACAAAGCTCACACCAAACGACGGATAGAATATACTGTTCTTGCCTTTGGCAAGTGTCGAAAACCAGTCATTACGCGCCGTAGCTGTCACAAAAAAGTAATTGTTGTAGGAAAATTCTGCTGATCCGTATACGGAATTGATGCGCTTTTCAATGTATGCCTCCGTTACTGTACGTGCAGCAGGGTCGATATTGGACACATCATAAAAGAAGGGAATATTGAAACTGTTGTTTGCCGACACGTCGTTCAACTCCGTTACCTGCTTCATCATGTTACCGCCCACGAACACATTCAGGGCATATTTCTCTCCAAACTTCTTGTTGATACCCGCCATCAGTTCCTTGTTGATTTCGGTAAAATCACGCAGCGACGAGGTATAACTTCCTCTCAGCACATAACCGGTTCCGTAGGGCTCAATGGCTTTGTAACGGTAATTAAAATTGTCGAAACCGATACGACCTTTCAGATAAAGCCAGTCCGTGACATTGTACTTTGGCTCAAACGAAGCGATCACACGCTTCTTATGATCGTCCTGCTGAAACTTCTCCGTGGCAAAATACGGGTTTTGGGTATACTGATTGTCAGACCAAACGATTTCGTTTCCGGCTGCGTTGGTTTGCGCATTTTTCAACACGTCCACGTTCAGGGATGTCGGCAGCACGTACATCGTAAAGTTGGCGTTCCCTGGGGAGTCGTTCACCCGCGGACGGTTATGGTTACGTTCGTTGATATACTTCACATTGGCCACAAACGACAGATTTTTGCCGAGGTTGCCATTCGTATTAAGCGCGAAATTATTTCTGCGAAGTGTATTGTTCGGCAAAACACCTTTGTTATTCAGGTCATTCATCGAAAGGCGGTAGGTCACTTTCTCCGTAGCGCCGGTCAATGCGATGGAGTTGGTAAAAGTCGTTCCGACGTTGTAGAAATCACGCAGGTTGTTTTTGGCAGCCACATAGGGTCGCTCCACACCGTCATAACTCATGGCATTGCTGCCATCCAGCCGGCCACCGAAGCTGTTGCGCGTGGCAGTTTGCGCCACCGTGGTTGGTTTTACGCCATTGGATCCCAGCCCGTATTCGTACTGGTAGTCTTTATAGGTCTTGAAAAGCAAATCTTCCGCAAGAAAATTGCTATTGACTTCCACACCGATTCCCTTGTCCGCTTTTCCGCCTTTTGTTGTCACGAGAATGGCACCGTTTGATGCACGCGAACCGTACAGGGCGGCCGCAGTAGCCCCTTTCAACACGCTGATACTCTCGATCTCGTCAGGATTCAGGGAGGAAATACCATCTCCGCGGTCTGAGCCGGTCCAGGACCCGTCGCGGTTGGCCCCGATGGCCACGCTGCCAAGATTGTCGTTGTTGATCGGAATCCCGTCCACGATGATCAGCGGCTGGTTATTTCCTGAAATAGAACCGTTACCTCGGATGACGATACGGGACGAACCGCTTGGCCCGGTTGCGGTGCTGGAAATGTTCAAACCGGCCACTTTACCCACCAGGCTATTGGCAATGTTGGTCGAGCGTGCCTGGGTCAGCTCTTCGCCTTTCACTTCTGAGATCGAGTACCCCAGCGCTTTTTTCTCCCGTTTGATACCCAGGGCCGTCACGACCACCTCGTCCAGGGTTGCGGTTTCAGTGGCCAGTTTTACATCCACGATATTCCGCTGCCCAACAATGATTTCCTGTTTCTGGAAGCCGATCGAGCTGAATATCAGCACAGATTCTGCCGCAGGTACATTGATTTCGTACTTGCCGTTTACATCGGTATTGGTACCAATGGCCGTGCCTTTTACCAATACGTTCACACCCGGCAAGCCTTCACCTGTTGCGTCTGTTACGGTACCTTTGATCAGCATATCAGCCACTTTCGCTCTGATTTCCGCCTGACCATTGATTGTCCCCGTTGGCTGCGGAGCGCTGATAGGTGCTATCTGCGGTCTGCGCGGCAAAATCATGTACGCATTATCGCGAACTTTCCGAAGCACGAGGTTAGTGTGTTTGAGTAATTGCTCGATGTTATATTCTGCTGAACGGTTTTTGTCAAGATTAAAATTCGTGACCACCACATCGCTCATCATACTTTCTTCAAAAAGGATATCCGCTTTATAGTGTTTTTTCAGATGGATTAGTGCGTCCACAAGCTTCATCTGCGTTGCCGGCTCGCTTGCCACAGCCGGTTTGCTCCGCTGGGAGGTATAGGCCAAAACCTGCGCGGCGAGTGGCAGAGCCTGGGTGGTACCCAGTATCATGCCACAGCAAAGGACTGATAATAGAGATTTGTGTTTCATTTATAAATCTGGAAAAGTATTGTACGAAGTTTTTATGGGTGTGCGATCTATTTCTGTAAAATCAGATAGGTATCTCCTGTCCGGCTGAGACGGAAGTCGAAAAGCTCCGAAAGTAACATCAGCAGCTCTTCTCCGCTTTGGGGCTGAAATGTGCCGCTAACGGTACGTGTGGTGAATTTTTCTTCCTTTATTTCTACCTGAATACCGTAGCGTTCACGCAACTGATTGAGGACCTCCGAAAGTGGTGTTTTATCAAATACGAAGCGATTTCCCATCCAGGCGGTAAGCATTTTGGTATCTGCATTGGTTTTTAAAACCGGCCTTGCATCCGATTTGGGCATCGTTATGAGGTCGCCCGGGTGCATGATGAGTTCTTTTTTTTGTTTTCCTTCCGAAAACAGCACGTGAACCTTGCCTTTTTTCAGCAAAACCTTTCCGCCCTTGCGACGGGTGTAAACTGAGAACTCCGTGCCGAGTACCATGACCTCAAAATTCTCATCCGTCTTGACCATAAACCGCTTATTGTCAATGGTGTGTGTCACATTAAAAAAGGCTTCGCCACTCAGTACCACTTCTCTCGTTTCACTGCCGAAACCAAATCTGGGCACTTTCAGCGAGGAGTTTGCATTGAGTGTTACCTGGGTTCCGTCCGTCAGGCGGAACGCCTTTGTCTCGCCGTAGGCGGTATCGTAGGTTTTGTAGGTAACCGCATCGCGACCAAACCAGGCGGTCAGCCCCAGGAGGGTGATCGACGCCGCAGCGATGAACCAGTTCCGACGCCTCAACGGACGGGGAATGGTTGGCTGAACAGGTTGCGCCTCATCAGCCGAAACCTCAGGACGGTGCGGATTTTCCCGCATAAATTGCAGGTACTGCTCGTAACGTTCGCTGCTGTCGGCCAGGTAGTGCGGTGAGTTTGCCTGCCACTCAGCCAGCCATTGGAAATAGGTTTCCTGGTTTTCGGCTTGCACCAGCCATTCGCTGATCAGCCGCTTTTGCACCGGGGTGGCCCCTCCGGCGAAGTACTGAAACAGCAGGGCTTTGTTTACTGACAATGTGTTCATCTCAGTTGGGTAATGCGATAATTGTTAAGGATATTTTAGGAGTGATTACAGTCCGGCTATAAACGGGATTGCCGCAATCCAGGTCCAGTGGTCTTTCAGCCCTTGTCGCAAAGCGCTCAGCGCACGGCTGATATGCCCTTCCACAGTTCGGCTCGACAGGTTCATCTCCGTCGCTATTTCCTGGATCTTCTTGTTTTCGAAACGATTGAGCAAAAACACTTTCTGACACTGCGGCGGGAGCTGTTCCACAATACGGTCTATGCGGGATGCCAGCTCTTCGAAATACATCAGCGCCTCGGGCCTTTCGGTAGACGCTACATCGTAATTCGGCAGCTGTTCAAACGAATCTATGTTTTTGAGTTCGCTCGCCAGGTAATTGAAACTGCGGTTCTGGATGGATTTGAACAGGTAAGCCCGATAGGAAGTCTTCACCGATTGGTAGGAACGGTTTTTCCAGAATGCATAAAACATTTCAGAAACGATGTCGGCGGCTATTTCTTTGGAATACACAAATCGCACGGCGTATGAGCAAAGCGGATTATAGTATAACCTGAAAAGCAACGCGCATCCCTCCTCCGGGTTCGTTTCGAACGTCTTCCGGATAAAAAGTTCGCGGTCGTTTTCGTGCTGCCCGGTTTCACCCTCCTGCTGACCAGACGCAGTTTTCCTCATTTCCGGGGAAACGTCCTGTCCGTTTTCTCTTGAACCTGGGGATGAAAGCATTAGTAACTTTTGAGTAAAAATTGGTACAATTCTAAAAGTTGGTTTTTAACTAAGACAGGAAAACCGCGCTACACACGTGGTCGATTGAGGTATATTTTTAAAAAATTGCACTTTTCTTTATTCAACCAATTAAAAGAATACTTCCCAGCCGAATGATACTCAATGCCTTACCCTTGCCAGTAAAAATACTTTTTCAAGAAAATTTATTACATTGCTTGGGTTCCATTAAGATGGAACAACAAAAATACCATACGGTAACATACAAGCCAATCTGATCCTGGCAACATTTCTTCGTTACAATCCGGAATTTTATCACAAAGCCTTATCCCTCTTTCCATGTCACTTTTTTATACCTTGCGCTGGATTACCGTGAAAATGCTGATGATTGGAAACGCGGGTGCATCGGCCATGTACCACCAGACATTGTTCCGGAGAATAAGGTTTTAATAATAGCATTACAATATGCAGAATCACATCGCCTTCTTGTCAGAATGGGGAAATAATGAACTCGATTTTTCTAAAAACGGGGCTACTGTACCCACTACTCATTTTATCGTCACGGCCATCATTGTCCAGAAAGAGCAGCTGCCGGATGTAAAACGGGTGCTGGAAGCGGTAAGCAACCGCCATTTCGGGGGAGGCGCAATTGACTCCCGAACCACAGGCAGTGACCACGGGAAGAGGCGGGAAATACTTGAAGACATTGATGAAGCGCCGTTTAAAATATTTTCTGTGGTGGTTGACAAACGTCAACTCATCGGAGAAGGGCTGCGGTACCGGGGGTCCTTTTTTAAATTCCTGCACAGTCTTGCAGATCGGGAACTTTTCCGTTTGCTGCCCAACCTTGACCTGGTGGCAGGCAAGATAGCGGATGATACCTTTATGAAAGGCTTTGCCCGGTACATTGAGCAAAATCATATTTCAAACCTTTTTAACGAATCAACTTTTGGGTTTGTCGGTTTCCAGGACAGTCTGCTCGTGCAGCTTGCAGGTTTTATTGCGGGTACTCTGGCCCGTTGCTATGACGAAACCGTGATCACAGACCAGCGAAATGAGTTTGTCGAACTGCTGCGGCTTAAGCTGCTTTCGATCCGTTTTTTTCCGGATACGTTTGGCAGCAGCATTGCCCCGCCGCCCGCTGGCAGCCAGTATTATAATGAGACACTGGCCAACCTCAGCATCCGTCTTGCAAACGACTTCCTTCATCACAGGTCGTTAAGCCCGGTACCTCAGGTGAAAGACCAGGTAAGCAGCCTAGGGTATCTGCTTTTCCATTTCAGGCACATCAGCCCGACGCGCTACATTACCAGCTTTGAGCTCATGGAGCAGATCAGGGCACGAACAGGCAGAAAAGTATCTCTGCATTACTTTCAAACCAAGGTGATTGCTCAACTGCGAGACGCAGGCGTATTGATCGCCAGCAGTTCCCGGGGGTATAAGCTACCCGCCAGCGAAACGGATCTGCATGATTTCATTGCCCATAGCAATACGATCATCGAACCAATGTTATCGCGCGTAAAACGTTTCCGCGATCAGATCCACCTAGCTACCGATGGCAAGATCGACGTCCTGGCGGCAGAACAATACAACCTGATCAGGAAGGTCATTGAGCCATCATGATTCCTGATTGAAATACCAATGCCTGCGTTTGCATGTCCGGTACTTCTTAATTTTTCAGATTAAGAACTCCTCCGGCCTGTTGCCAATTTAATATCTATGTCAAAAAAAGAAATTTCCGCTGCGTCATTTACAGACACAAAACCGCATTATAACATACTGGACGGATTACGTGGCGTAGCAGCCTTAACCGTCGTCTGTTTTCATTTATTCGAAGCCTTCGCGACGAGCCATCTGGACCAGAAGATCAACCATGGATACCTGGCCGTTGATTTTTTCTTTATCCTGTCAGGGTTTGTGGTCGGTTATGCTTATGACGATCGTTGGTCCACCATGACCGCAAAAGACTTTCTAAAGCGCCGATTTATCCGCATGCATCCTATGGTAGTGATCGGGGCTGTTATCGGAGCTGTGATGTTTTATTTTCAGGGCTGTTCCGCCTGGGATGTTTCCGGGGTATCTGTATCTATGCTGCTTACCGCGACCCTCCTGAATGCCCTTCTGATCCCGACAACACCTGGTTCAGAGATCCGGGGTGTCGGCGAGATGTATCCGCTGAATGGCCCCAGCTGGTCTTTATTCTTTGAATACATTGGTAATTTCCTCTACGCCTTCTACCTGCGGAAGCTCTCCACCAAGGCGCTTTCCCTGCTGGTGGTACTGGCAGGCCTTGGATTGGCGACATTTGCCATTTGGGGAACCTATGGTGATATATGTGTCGGTTTCTCCATCACGGGTGAAAACATGACCGGCGGTTCTTTACGACTGTTGTTCTCCTTCCCCGCCGGACTGCTTTTGTCCCGCCTGTTCAGGCCAGCCAACGTAAAAGGAGGTTTTTGGATAAGCGGCCTGTGTATTGTAGTTTTATCAGCAATGCCCCGAATCGGCGGCAGCGAAAATTTGTGGCAGAACGGTTTATATGACGCCGTCTGCGTTATCCTTATCTTTCCGGCACTGGTTTATCTCGGAGCTTCTGCTAAGCCAGCAAACCACCTGACCACCCGGCTCTGCAAGTTTTTGGGTGATATATCTTATCCTCTTTACATGGTACATTATCCGTTTATTTATCTGTACTATGCCTGGGTAAAAAACGAAAGCCTCACGTTCGGGCAGTCCTTGCCAGGTGCAGCAGGACTTGTGATCGGTTCGCTGGTATTGGCCTACTTATGCTTAAAACTGTACGATGAACCTCTTCGCAAGTTTTTGACGAAGTACCTTCTAAGGAA
Encoded here:
- a CDS encoding SusD/RagB family nutrient-binding outer membrane lipoprotein, producing the protein MLKKITICLALLAGAGACTNDFDKINVNPNAPSNVPVDYLLGQSQLLLTGSASGPASKAWRANFGYAACLIQQMSSIDATFYKGSFYTFLGEINSAFFDNSYTYAVKSMVNLIEEAKKEPRYVNVLSMARIIKVMEFSRTTDLYGDIPYFDAGKGFIDGNFAPKYDAQQAIYMDMLKDLEEAGNAFDASQYIPAAADYIYGGDLNKWKRAANTLMLRLAMRIQKADAANAQLWAKKAIDRGLITGNDETIAVKFANTGAEINSNPNSWILGPSGSNVTNIANAGVQWGKTLIDMMKTRQDPRLPVIAMLKGGNNTPSAQRGLPNATDAVGLAALEEKNLDNYSRPTANVMAISLPWIYMSYAEAQLLKAEAIERTWATGSAKAAFEAGQAAALSQMSVAGGNITSAQIASYAAKNPYPEAGTLEAKMNAIHTEVYLLSASTFNHIEGWANWRRTGYPVLTPVNYLGNDTNGQIPRRLRYPLSEEGINPNFKDAISRQGADVFMTRIWWDKN
- a CDS encoding acyltransferase family protein gives rise to the protein MSKKEISAASFTDTKPHYNILDGLRGVAALTVVCFHLFEAFATSHLDQKINHGYLAVDFFFILSGFVVGYAYDDRWSTMTAKDFLKRRFIRMHPMVVIGAVIGAVMFYFQGCSAWDVSGVSVSMLLTATLLNALLIPTTPGSEIRGVGEMYPLNGPSWSLFFEYIGNFLYAFYLRKLSTKALSLLVVLAGLGLATFAIWGTYGDICVGFSITGENMTGGSLRLLFSFPAGLLLSRLFRPANVKGGFWISGLCIVVLSAMPRIGGSENLWQNGLYDAVCVILIFPALVYLGASAKPANHLTTRLCKFLGDISYPLYMVHYPFIYLYYAWVKNESLTFGQSLPGAAGLVIGSLVLAYLCLKLYDEPLRKFLTKYLLRKQ
- a CDS encoding FecR family protein, whose amino-acid sequence is MNTLSVNKALLFQYFAGGATPVQKRLISEWLVQAENQETYFQWLAEWQANSPHYLADSSERYEQYLQFMRENPHRPEVSADEAQPVQPTIPRPLRRRNWFIAAASITLLGLTAWFGRDAVTYKTYDTAYGETKAFRLTDGTQVTLNANSSLKVPRFGFGSETREVVLSGEAFFNVTHTIDNKRFMVKTDENFEVMVLGTEFSVYTRRKGGKVLLKKGKVHVLFSEGKQKKELIMHPGDLITMPKSDARPVLKTNADTKMLTAWMGNRFVFDKTPLSEVLNQLRERYGIQVEIKEEKFTTRTVSGTFQPQSGEELLMLLSELFDFRLSRTGDTYLILQK
- a CDS encoding RNA polymerase sigma-70 factor, translating into MLSSPGSRENGQDVSPEMRKTASGQQEGETGQHENDRELFIRKTFETNPEEGCALLFRLYYNPLCSYAVRFVYSKEIAADIVSEMFYAFWKNRSYQSVKTSYRAYLFKSIQNRSFNYLASELKNIDSFEQLPNYDVASTERPEALMYFEELASRIDRIVEQLPPQCQKVFLLNRFENKKIQEIATEMNLSSRTVEGHISRALSALRQGLKDHWTWIAAIPFIAGL
- a CDS encoding SusC/RagA family TonB-linked outer membrane protein, which translates into the protein MKHKSLLSVLCCGMILGTTQALPLAAQVLAYTSQRSKPAVASEPATQMKLVDALIHLKKHYKADILFEESMMSDVVVTNFNLDKNRSAEYNIEQLLKHTNLVLRKVRDNAYMILPRRPQIAPISAPQPTGTINGQAEIRAKVADMLIKGTVTDATGEGLPGVNVLVKGTAIGTNTDVNGKYEINVPAAESVLIFSSIGFQKQEIIVGQRNIVDVKLATETATLDEVVVTALGIKREKKALGYSISEVKGEELTQARSTNIANSLVGKVAGLNISSTATGPSGSSRIVIRGNGSISGNNQPLIIVDGIPINNDNLGSVAIGANRDGSWTGSDRGDGISSLNPDEIESISVLKGATAAALYGSRASNGAILVTTKGGKADKGIGVEVNSNFLAEDLLFKTYKDYQYEYGLGSNGVKPTTVAQTATRNSFGGRLDGSNAMSYDGVERPYVAAKNNLRDFYNVGTTFTNSIALTGATEKVTYRLSMNDLNNKGVLPNNTLRRNNFALNTNGNLGKNLSFVANVKYINERNHNRPRVNDSPGNANFTMYVLPTSLNVDVLKNAQTNAAGNEIVWSDNQYTQNPYFATEKFQQDDHKKRVIASFEPKYNVTDWLYLKGRIGFDNFNYRYKAIEPYGTGYVLRGSYTSSLRDFTEINKELMAGINKKFGEKYALNVFVGGNMMKQVTELNDVSANNSFNIPFFYDVSNIDPAARTVTEAYIEKRINSVYGSAEFSYNNYFFVTATARNDWFSTLAKGKNSIFYPSFGVSFVASEAFTMPAAINFLKFRGSWAQAGGDTDPYNLSLYYSLSGAHLGSALAQINGTRVPNSGLQPLTSTVSEIGLETKLFNNLLNIDLALYDRKTTNDIVSATISQTSGYTSALFNVGAIRNRGVELLLSSTIINNKKFTWDASFNMGFNDSEVQKLYGDLQTLRVDQSRPGSSFIHQDIGKSYSRIKGYDFKRDANGNIVYNSQGLALAGDIKDFGSGVSPYTLGLNNSFSYKGITMSVLVDGKFGGYIYSGTNALAYRFGLHKETLEGREGGVTGAGVTQSGEINTAKARAQAYYSNWYSAIATPFVYKSDFIKLRQIILQYTVPTRFLGKMPFKGASISIVGRNLAILMKKVPIIDPEATYNNSNAQGVEFAGTPPTRSYGVNLNLKF